The region CTATGGGCGCTGACCGACCCGCGCCCTTGACCGAGAGTGCTGGTGCGCGGGACGGTCGGGTGCGCAACTATGCGCAACCGACTCGACACGGGAGCATGCGATGACGTTACGGTTCGTCGGGATCGACCCGAACACCGGCGGCGAGGGGTCGCCGACGGTGTGGGTGGAGCAGGAGAGCGCGGATCTGGTCCTGCAGGGGGAGGAAGCCGACGGCCTTCTCCAGGCCCTGGTCGGCTCCACTGAATGGGTGGCCGGCCACAAGGCGGGGATCCCCGCGCACGAGCGGGTGATCCGGATCCCGGTCCGGATGGTGGCGATTCTGAGGGAGGCGTGCGATGCCGCTGAGCGCGCAGCAGCTGGGCACCGCGACGTTCGCTGAGCTACTCGCCGGCACCCGGCACACGGCGGTCCATCTGGAGATGCGGGACGTCTACGCCGTCGGCGACGAAGCCGACGACTTCGAGACCTTCCTGCGCACCGGCGTCCCGAACCTGGATCCGGGCCGCTCGTTCTGGCCGCAGTGGATGCCGCTCGTTCAGGGCGCGGTCGCCCGCGGGGTGGTGATGCGCCGGGCGCGGATCGTCTCCGAGCCGGTCACCGACTACATCCGCTACGAGCACGCCATCACCGCGCTGAACCTCCAGGCCGGCGAGGACGTGCGCTGGCTGCCCCGGCGCCGCGCGTCCGACATCGCGCTGCCCGGCAACGACTTCTGGCTCCTGGACGGGCACATCGTGCAGTTCCACCACTTCACCGGCGCCGGCGACTGGGCGCCGGACGGCAAAGAGCGCACCCGGGACCCGGCCGCCGTCGCGCTGTGCGCAGCCGCATTCGAAGCGGTGTGGGAGCGCGGCATCCCGCACGAGAAGTTCGCCCCCTGAACGCCCCGGGCCGCCCGCGACCATGACCGCCTCTCCCTCCTCCAGCGCCCAGGCCGCCCGCGTGGCGCTCGCGGTCCGCTTGCAGCACCTGCGCAAGGACGCCGGCCTGACCGGGCGCGAGCTGTCCGCCCGGTGCGGCTGGCACCCGGCCAAGACCACCCGCCTGCAGAAGGGCGAGGCCGCGCCCACCGACAGCGACATCCGCACCTGGTGCGCGGCCTGCGGCGCCGACGGCCAGGCGGACGATCTGATCGCCACAGCCCGGGCGGTCGACTCGATGTATCTGGAGTGGCGCCGCCTGCACCGCAGCGGCATGCGGCGCGTCCAGGAGGACTTCTACACCCTGTACGAGCACACCCGCCTCTGCCGGGCGTACCTCTCCAACGTCCCGCCCGGCTTCCTCCAGACCCCCGCGTTCGCGACCGCCCTCATGCAGCAGATCACCGCGTTCCAGGGCACCCCCAACGACGTCGCCGAAGCCGTCGCCGCCCGCGTCGCCCGCTCCCGCTTCCTCTACGAAGGCGGGCACCGCTACGTCGTGGTCATGGAGGAGTCCGTCCTGCGCTTCCGCACCGCCGACCCCGACGCCATGCGCGGACAGCTGCGCCACCTCCTGGCGGTGATGCCGCTGGCGTCCCTGTCGCTGGGCATCATCCCGTTCACCGCGCAGCGCACCGTGTGGCCGCTCGAGGCGTTCTACGTCCACGACGACACCCTGGCCGTAGTGGAGACGCTGACCGCCGAGATCAGGGTGACCCAGCCGCGCGAACTGGCCGACTATGCCAAGGCCTTCGCCGGCCTCGCGTCGATGGCCGTGTACGGGGACGCGGCCCGCACCCTCATCACGGCCGCGATCGACACCCTGGAGTGAACCTCCGCAATTTCCCGCAATCTCGTTGAGAGCGCGTCCTGCAATTGCGTAGCGTCGAAGGCCCGATGGACCACCGGCCGGGAAGGGCGGGGTCGCATGCGCACACCCGCGGACACCGACACCCGCACCACCGACGCGCGCCCGGAGGGCCGCGGTCCCCGGCCGCCCGCCTACGGCGTTCCCTCCCCGGACCTGCTCGCCCGCACCGACCGCGGCTTCGCCAGCTTCCTCGAG is a window of Streptomyces sp. NBC_01477 DNA encoding:
- a CDS encoding DUF6879 family protein, translating into MPLSAQQLGTATFAELLAGTRHTAVHLEMRDVYAVGDEADDFETFLRTGVPNLDPGRSFWPQWMPLVQGAVARGVVMRRARIVSEPVTDYIRYEHAITALNLQAGEDVRWLPRRRASDIALPGNDFWLLDGHIVQFHHFTGAGDWAPDGKERTRDPAAVALCAAAFEAVWERGIPHEKFAP
- a CDS encoding helix-turn-helix domain-containing protein, which codes for MTASPSSSAQAARVALAVRLQHLRKDAGLTGRELSARCGWHPAKTTRLQKGEAAPTDSDIRTWCAACGADGQADDLIATARAVDSMYLEWRRLHRSGMRRVQEDFYTLYEHTRLCRAYLSNVPPGFLQTPAFATALMQQITAFQGTPNDVAEAVAARVARSRFLYEGGHRYVVVMEESVLRFRTADPDAMRGQLRHLLAVMPLASLSLGIIPFTAQRTVWPLEAFYVHDDTLAVVETLTAEIRVTQPRELADYAKAFAGLASMAVYGDAARTLITAAIDTLE